Proteins encoded in a region of the Vitis riparia cultivar Riparia Gloire de Montpellier isolate 1030 chromosome 7, EGFV_Vit.rip_1.0, whole genome shotgun sequence genome:
- the LOC117917639 gene encoding zinc finger protein ZAT10-like, with amino-acid sequence MALETLNSPTAATTVQFHHDSDLEYLEPWTKRKRSKRPRLDNPPTEEEYLALCLIMLAQGGRGDVATQLRHHSPPPPPPALTLSYKCSVCNKAFPSYQALGGHKASHRKLAGIEDQPTTAGASNALPSVNTSGKIHECSICHKTFSSGQALGGHKRCHYDSGSNGGSSGDGAITWSDGTRWSHSHRDFDLNLPALPGFSPAPCVDRGGKSQLPCEEEVESPLSAKHHPGI; translated from the coding sequence ATGGCTCTGGAGACTCTGAATTCACCCACTGCAGCCACCACGGTACAGTTCCACCATGACTCTGACCTCGAGTACCTTGAGCCATGGACCAAGAGGAAGAGGTCCAAGCGTCCTCGCCTCGACAACCCACCTACTGAAGAAGAGTATCTGGCTCTCTGCCTCATCATGCTCGCTCAAGGAGGCCGCGGCGATGTTGCCACCCAGCTCCGCCACCACTCTCCGCCGCCCCCGCCGCCAGCCCTGACGCTCAGTTACAAGTGTAGTGTTTGCAACAAAGCCTTCCCGTCCTACCAGGCGTTGGGCGGACACAAGGCCAGTCACCGGAAGCTCGCCGGAATTGAAGATCAACCCACCACCGCCGGCGCCTCAAACGCGCTTCCCTCGGTCAACACCAGTGGTAAAATCCATGAGTGCTCCATCTGCCACAAGACTTTCTCCTCAGGTCAAGCTTTGGGCGGGCACAAGCGGTGCCACTACGATTCCGGCAGCAACGGCGGCAGCTCAGGAGACGGCGCAATTACGTGGTCGGATGGTACGCGTTGGAGCCACAGTCACCGTGACTTTGACTTGAATCTACCCGCACTGCCGGGTTTCTCGCCGGCTCCATGCGTTGACCGTGGAGGAAAAAGTCAACTTCCCTGCGAAGAGGAGGTGGAGAGCCCATTGTCGGCGAAGCATCATCCAGGAATATAG